A genomic region of Metopolophium dirhodum isolate CAU chromosome 1, ASM1992520v1, whole genome shotgun sequence contains the following coding sequences:
- the LOC132937470 gene encoding E3 SUMO-protein ligase PIAS2-like, with protein sequence MMANQDYKNMLASFRNIDLKTLLGAFGRSIAGRKCELKDRALELLRTRSPGFNHAEFLSKINEIYRSIPIVMPNNNAIMNRCLLQTQQRQMTGQIQAPQQRMYQPAPRYRQQPMHMTRGESPQVMPQIQRGNYSNSVGANTIANNNIQYTSGSHQPSGPRSITSSHLSSSQQMNVVSQDPLGYDMRGMTVGNNSYTPSHETVAQIKFKKLPFYEVIDVVLKPTFLAGTNKCSFQNVPIGMKEAEFKFFVSTEAINIVAISRDVSPGKSDYPYQFQIRISQLVEPMSNEVTDCLPLGLHIQLNGKICPLPPMTNTRPGAESRRCPRPINCTKLVRLSPITPNIIKINWVDTLNYVMSMYLVKRISSETLIQRLQDKGGRNSEETKKYIIEKLADVDPDLATTSYRFSLVCPLSKTRMKIPAKSIHCDHLQCFDASTFILMNEKKPTWMCPTCNKACMYDDLQIENYFLEVVSSPKLEESSKEIEFLADGTWIVFKENKKKNTTNCTFNANLKPINFVNLDSDEEISVDLKVVHSPETVKHQENVNLNVVDLTLSDDEEEPPKQKIKQENEAQAADAIQPVAIVDSKPQAQVQPQQAVTSSEQGVVIEVDSPSPPSSPITTTENS encoded by the exons ATGATGGCCAAccaagattataaaaatatgctggCCAGTTTCCGAAATATCGACTTGAAAACATTATTGGGGGCTTTTGGTCGAAGTATAGCAGGACGAAAATGTGAATTAAAAGATCGGGCACTTGAATTATTAAGAACTAGATCACCTGGCTTTAACCACGcggaatttttatcaaaaataaatgaaatatatcgTTCCATACCAATAGTTATGCCtaataataatgctattatGAATCGCTGCTTATTACAAACCCAACAGAGACAAATGACAGGGCAGATACAGGCCCCACAACAAAGAATGTACCAACCTGCCCCACGATATCGTCAACAGCCAATGCATATGACACGAGGTGAATCACCACAGGTTATGCCCCAAATTCAAAGAGGCAATTATAGTAATTCCGTTGGAGCAAATACTATAGCTAACAATAACATTCAATATACATCGGGCAGTCATCAGCCTTCTGGACCTCGTTCTATTACGTCATCTCATTTGTCCTCAAGTCAACAAATGAATGTGGTGTCACAAGATCCACTGGGATATGATATGCGCGGAATGACAGTTGGAAATAATTCTTATACTCCATCTCATGAAACTGTTGCCCAAATCAAGTtcaaaaaattaccattttatgAGGTAATTGACGTTGTTCTTAAGCCAACTTTTCTAGCTGGCACGAACAAATGTTCATTCCAAAACGTTCCTATAG gtatgaaAGAAGCggaattcaaattttttgtgTCAACCGAGGCCATCAATATTGTTGCCATAAGTCGTGATGTTTCTCCGGGAAAATCAGATTATCCTTATCAGTTCCAGATTCGAATTAGTCAGTTAGTGGAACCTATGAGTAACGAGGTAACAGATTGTTTGCCTCTTGGACTACACATTCAGCTTAATGGAAAAATATGTCCATTACCACCTATGACTAATACTCGGCCAGGAGCTGAATCCAGACGATGTCCAAGACCTATAAATTGCACTAAACTAGTCAGACTTTCTCCAATCACTcccaacataataaaaataaactgggTAGATACCCTAAATTATGTTATGTCTATGTATCTTGTAAAAAGAATAAGTTCAGAAACATTGATACAAAGACTTCAAGATAAAGGAGGTAGGAATTCAgaagaaaccaaaaaatatataattgaaaagttAGCAGATGTCGATCCAGATCTGGCCACTACTTCTTATCGATTTTCCTTGGTGTGTCCATTGAGTAAAACTAGAATGAAGATACCTGCAAAATCTATCCATTGTGATCATTTACAATGTTTTGATGCcagtacatttattttgatgaatgaGAAAAAACCAACATGGATGTGTCCAACATGTAATAAAGCTTGTATGTATGATGActtacaaattgaaaattattttttggaagtTGTTTCAAGTCCAAAACTCGAAGAAAGCAGTAAGGAAATTGAATTTTTAGCTGATGGCACATGGAtagtttttaaagaaaataaaaagaaaaataccaCAAATTGTACTTTTAATGCTAATTTAAAACCTATCAATTTTGTGAATTTAGATAGCGATGAAGAAATATCCGTTGATTTAAAAGTAGTACATAGCCCTGAAACTGTCAAACACCAAGAAAATGTAAACTTAAATGTTGTTGATTTGACATTAAGTGACGATGAAGAAGAACCACCAAAGCAAAAAATTAAACAGGAAAATGAGGCACAGGCTGCTGATGCTATACAACCAGTTGCCATAGTTGATTCAAAACCACAAGCTCAAGTACAGCCACAACAAGCTGTTACCAGTTCTGAGCAAGGTGTAGTAATTGAAGTAGACAGTCCATCCCCTCCTTCAAGTCCTATCACTACAACTGAAAACtcctaa